The Sulfurimonas lithotrophica genome includes a region encoding these proteins:
- a CDS encoding DUF3450 family protein, translating to MFTKHTKGLISLTLATFLSTSLYATNDEDMVKSIMKLRGDVESLYTQIDENKESYKAQMKSLALQNADTDAQINRKSTSIKLAELELQKVKLKIANTSTQSFELKPLINEVYNKLEHSIKTGIPFKIEQRLSAIKKIQNDLDENTITQERALALLWASYDDNIRLTKEIGLFKQHIKINDKKILAKIAKLGSMMLYFQAPEKSVGYAIKDGDSYSYKVVTNEDDVKQINNLFDALNKQIRTGYFSVPNALVLKGDK from the coding sequence ATGTTTACAAAACATACAAAGGGTTTAATCTCTTTAACACTAGCTACCTTTTTATCTACATCTTTATATGCTACTAATGATGAAGATATGGTAAAGTCAATCATGAAACTTCGCGGTGATGTTGAATCATTATATACTCAAATAGATGAGAATAAAGAGTCTTACAAAGCTCAAATGAAATCATTGGCACTTCAAAATGCAGATACGGATGCACAGATAAATCGTAAATCTACATCTATAAAGCTTGCTGAATTGGAATTACAAAAAGTAAAACTAAAAATTGCCAATACCTCAACCCAAAGTTTTGAATTAAAACCACTTATAAACGAAGTTTACAACAAACTTGAACATTCTATTAAAACGGGTATCCCTTTTAAGATAGAACAACGCCTAAGTGCTATTAAAAAAATTCAAAACGATTTAGATGAAAACACTATCACTCAGGAGCGTGCACTTGCACTTTTATGGGCAAGTTACGATGATAATATTCGCTTAACCAAAGAGATCGGTCTTTTTAAACAACATATAAAAATAAACGACAAAAAAATACTTGCAAAAATAGCAAAACTAGGTTCTATGATGCTTTATTTTCAAGCACCTGAGAAGAGTGTAGGTTATGCAATAAAAGACGGTGATTCTTACTCTTATAAAGTCGTAACAAACGAAGATGACGTAAAACAGATAAATAACCTTTTCGATGCTCTTAATAAACAGATTCGTACAGGTTATTTTTCAGTACCAAATGCACTAGTTCTTAAAGGAGATAAATAA
- a CDS encoding MotA/TolQ/ExbB proton channel family protein: MKLLLLTLFTLTSLVANELSDAYKKEYTFLKAQKTELEKRLKSERKSQADELYKAKQEVKNKQNDYVKLSKTLKNKEREIEKANERLRDKTSNKEIINSVLIQAKVSLGDYGVKVDENALSKVDELKKAFKGSANLYNTLSSVRTEYGKFYLLDGTTAQGEIVKIGNIAAYGISTKANGALAPAGNGEYKLWNKPAELSAKALYSKQTPSNIDIFVYENLDKDVEYRQEKTLKDTIKGGGVIGYIILTLGAFGVLLLLLRVLFLSSAGTNVKKVTDIVSNKLETSNAEDAYEAIKNFKGSTARVIRATLRNIKRDREHIEDIIMENILNESSALDRFGNFILVLAAVAPLLGLLGTVTGMISTFDIITVHGTGDPKLLSGGISEALVTTMLGLVVAIPLLLLGNLLSGWANSIKDSMEQSALRVVNLYEKLGV, encoded by the coding sequence ATGAAGTTATTACTATTAACGCTATTTACACTAACATCATTAGTAGCAAATGAACTCTCAGATGCATATAAAAAAGAATATACATTCTTAAAAGCTCAAAAAACAGAACTTGAAAAACGTTTAAAATCAGAACGTAAATCACAAGCAGATGAATTATACAAAGCAAAACAAGAGGTTAAAAACAAGCAAAACGACTATGTTAAGCTCTCAAAAACCCTAAAAAATAAAGAGCGTGAAATTGAAAAGGCAAATGAGCGTCTTCGCGATAAAACAAGCAATAAAGAGATAATTAACAGTGTACTTATACAAGCTAAAGTATCGCTTGGAGATTATGGTGTAAAGGTCGATGAAAATGCTCTCTCAAAAGTTGATGAACTTAAAAAAGCTTTTAAAGGTTCTGCAAATCTTTACAACACATTATCGAGTGTACGTACGGAGTACGGAAAGTTTTATCTGCTTGACGGTACTACTGCTCAAGGTGAAATCGTAAAAATCGGAAATATTGCAGCTTACGGTATTTCAACAAAAGCAAACGGTGCTTTAGCACCTGCAGGTAACGGTGAGTACAAGCTATGGAATAAACCTGCCGAACTTAGTGCAAAAGCACTTTATAGCAAACAAACTCCTTCAAATATTGATATATTTGTTTATGAAAACTTAGATAAAGACGTAGAGTACAGACAAGAAAAAACTCTCAAAGACACTATAAAAGGCGGTGGAGTTATTGGGTATATAATCCTAACACTTGGTGCTTTTGGCGTGCTTCTTCTTCTTTTGAGAGTTTTATTTTTAAGCAGTGCCGGAACAAACGTTAAAAAAGTTACGGACATAGTTTCAAACAAGCTTGAAACTTCAAATGCCGAAGATGCATATGAAGCTATCAAAAATTTTAAAGGCTCTACTGCAAGGGTAATCCGTGCAACACTTAGAAACATTAAACGTGATCGCGAGCATATCGAAGATATCATAATGGAAAATATCCTAAATGAAAGTTCTGCACTTGACAGATTCGGTAACTTTATCTTAGTTTTAGCAGCCGTAGCACCGCTTCTTGGTCTTCTTGGAACAGTAACGGGAATGATATCTACATTTGACATCATTACGGTTCACGGAACGGGTGATCCAAAACTCTTAAGCGGCGGAATAAGTGAAGCACTTGTTACAACTATGCTTGGTCTTGTAGTAGCTATTCCATTATTACTACTTGGTAATTTATTAAGCGGTTGGGCAAACAGCATTAAAGACTCTATGGAGCAAAGTGCTCTTCGTGTAGTTAACTTATATGAGAAACTGGGCGTGTAA